CGCCACGCTGCGACATGCGCTGGTTGGATTGACGCCACCGGCAACATCGCAGGTGGCGAAAGAAAGCGCTGACCGGTGTGATCGATAACGAGTCTGTCGCCGGCGTGCAGCGTCTGTGAACGCCCTGACAAGGCCGTCACAACGACGCCTTCCTGCACGCTGATGATGGTTTGCGTCTGAGAACGACTGACCTCGAATTTCGTGCCGACAACGCGCACGGCGACGTCGCCGGCGTGCACAATGAAAGGACGGGCCGTGTTATGCGCGACCTCGAAGAAGGCTTGTCCGGACCTTAGTACGACCTCGCGATCGGTTTGGGTGTAGGCGACATCAAAGCCCGAGCGCGCGCCTAAGGTCACGCGGGTGCCGTCAGAAAGTTCTATGGGCTCAATTTCGGCGAAAGCAGTCGCAAACTGAGGTTCAAGGCGCGGGGCGCCCGGCGCAAAGTAGAAGGCTAGGAATGCAATCGCCGCAAAGACGGCGCCGCCAACCATCACCGACGGACGCGCGAGCGCCGTCGCGACAATCCTCAGAGCGCGCACGGGGCTCGCGAACGGCGTATGCGCGGAAACCAGGGGGCGCAGATGCTGGAGCGCACCCAGATCATCCCATGTGCGCGCCAAGCGCTCATAAGCTTCCAAATGTCTGGGATCGGCTTCGATCCATCGTTCGAAATCCTCAATGGCCTGCGCGTCGTTGGCGCCGCTTTGGCGCGTCAACCAATCTGACGCCTCCGCGGCAATGCGCCTGTCTTGCCTGTCCATGCGGTGCGAATGATCCTGCGTCATGGTTTTTTGCCCTTCAGGGCCGTTGATGTGCGCTCGGCGTCCGCCGCCGAGAGCGCCCGGTCGCAAGCTCTGACGGCCACGGCGACGAGGCGGCGGACTTCGGTTTCGGAAATCCCCTTGGCGCGCGAGATCTCGGCGTAAGACATTGCGTGAATGCGGTTGAGGATGAGCACTTCGCGTTGACGCGGCTTGAGCATCATGACGGCGCGCTCAAGAATGTCCGCGCGCTCTTTGCCGCTTAGGACCCGCTCTGGCGTAAACTCATTGGCGCCGCCCATGATGAGAGCGGCTTCCGGTCCGACCTCGAATTTGGCCCGCGTGCGGGCGCGTCGTTTGAAGTCCAGGACGAAATTGCTGGCCGAGCGATAAAGGAAAGCGCGCGGATTAAGGATACGTTCGGGTTCGCTCAACGCAGCATATTGGGCAAAGGCGCTTTGAGCCGCATCCTCGGGATCCGGCGGACCTTGTCCGAAAGCCCGCGCCACATAGGCGACAATCTCCTTCCAATGGCGCACATAAAGGGTCGCCAGCACCCGGCGATGTTCGGGGGCGATGGTCGCGGGTGTCACTCCACGAGGGGGCTCGATCGAGGCGCGCTCGTCGCTCATGCCGCTAAGCATGGCGCAAACAAAATTCTCTGTCACACCCAGCGGATTGGTGATGCAGATGCGTCAAAGTAAAATGTAGCTCGCGTCCTCGCCGCGCGAATCCGCATCCCGCGCGCTTCGGGACTCATGTCGGCGCCAAGAGTTGGGGCCAGCCGCTGAACCGTTTGCTGACCCGCACTTGGGTCTGAACACTTGAACTCGCGATCAAGACGCCCTCCGGGTCGAGGCGTTGAAGCAACGATGACCAGATGTCGACCTCGTGGCCGCTGACAAGAAGCATGTAATCCGCACGCCCCGCAATCTGTGCGGCGTAAGGGATCGCGCGCTCGTCATGGAGCGCCTTCTCGAACATGACCCGTGATGCTCGGCCATGCGCCGTCAATGTGATTTCCCCATAGAGCACAACGCCGCCG
This genomic interval from Vitreimonas flagellata contains the following:
- a CDS encoding FecR family protein, whose amino-acid sequence is MTQDHSHRMDRQDRRIAAEASDWLTRQSGANDAQAIEDFERWIEADPRHLEAYERLARTWDDLGALQHLRPLVSAHTPFASPVRALRIVATALARPSVMVGGAVFAAIAFLAFYFAPGAPRLEPQFATAFAEIEPIELSDGTRVTLGARSGFDVAYTQTDREVVLRSGQAFFEVAHNTARPFIVHAGDVAVRVVGTKFEVSRSQTQTIISVQEGVVVTALSGRSQTLHAGDRLVIDHTGQRFLSPPAMLPVASIQPAHVAAWRQGRLAYDDTPLREVVADLNRYYAPGIELADRATGDIRITASFGSDDVDGFLGDLSSAFPVHVSEDARGRYYLAGRL
- a CDS encoding RNA polymerase sigma factor; this encodes MSDERASIEPPRGVTPATIAPEHRRVLATLYVRHWKEIVAYVARAFGQGPPDPEDAAQSAFAQYAALSEPERILNPRAFLYRSASNFVLDFKRRARTRAKFEVGPEAALIMGGANEFTPERVLSGKERADILERAVMMLKPRQREVLILNRIHAMSYAEISRAKGISETEVRRLVAVAVRACDRALSAADAERTSTALKGKKP
- a CDS encoding Lrp/AsnC family transcriptional regulator; this translates as MFRSRLSYLDALDRRILQCVERDARLSNKQLAKAVGISESACSHRLRRLERNGVIKQYVADIDALELGGVVLYGEITLTAHGRASRVMFEKALHDERAIPYAAQIAGRADYMLLVSGHEVDIWSSLLQRLDPEGVLIASSSVQTQVRVSKRFSGWPQLLAPT